The sequence GAGGCTGCCTTGCGCCGTCCTTCCCCGGAACTCATCCTCAGGACAGAGTAGACAATGCGAACATAGGATGTCAGGATGAGGATGAAGCAGGTCATGGGCACGACGCCAATGTTGGTGAAGCTTACCGTCTCGATGATGAGGGTGTCGGCGCAAGCCAACTTGACGACGGGAAAGATGTCGCAGAAAAAGTAGTCCACTTCACTGGGCCCACAATAGGGTAGGGTGAAAGTCAAGGTCGTGAGGATGGTGGCATGGAAGGAGCTGGTGACCCACGTGCCAGCAGCCAAAATGGCACATACCTTCCAGTTCATGATGATGAGATAGCGCAGTGGGTGACAGATGGCGACGTATCTGTCATAGGCCATGACGGTATAAAGAAGGCATTCTGTGCTCCCTAGGAAATGGTAGAAGAAGACCTGGCATACACATCCACCCAGCGGTATGACTCTGCTTTGCCCCCAAAGATTGGCCAACATCTTTGGGGTGCTAACGGAAGAGAACCCAATGTCAAGGATGGAGAGGTTGaaaaggaagaagtacatgggggtgTGAAGACGGGAGTCAGTCAGGACAGCGGTCATGATCAATAGGTTCCCCAGCAAAGTGCACATGTAGAAGAGTAAGAAGACAGGGAAGAGGATGTTCTGGAGACCTTCTGTATGGGGGATACCAAGGAGGATGAAGTGGGTCACAACCGTGAGGTTTTCTCCATGGGACCTAtccctgaagaagaaaaagaagaagaagaagaagaagaagaagaagaagaagaagaagaagaagaagaagaggagaaggagtttggatttgatatcccactttatcactacccgaaggagtctcaaagcggctaacattctcccccccccaacaaacactctgtgaggtgagtgaggctgagagacttcaaagaagtgtgactagcccaaggtcactcagcagctgcatgcggaggagcggagacgcgaacccggttcaccagcttatgagtctaccgctcttcaccactacaccacaagagAAGGGGGAATACCCCACAACAAAGAACAGAATAATAAGCATGGAGGCTGCAATCATAAATCCACTTGCTATGTCCTTCCTCTTCCTGGAGCACAAAATCTAAACCTGCTCCCCACaccaactgttgttgttgtttagtcatttagtcctgtccgactcttcgtgaccccatggaccagagcacgccaggcactcctgtcttccactgcctcccgcgtttggtcaaactcatgttcatagcttcaagaacactgcccaaccatctcgtcctctgtcgtccccttctccttgtgccctccatctttcccaacaccagggtcttttccagggagtcttctcttctcatgaggtggccaaagtattggagcctcagcttcaggatctgtccttccttcgtggatcactgccttgtcgtggcgaaggggcttgaataattcagaaaagctatgagctatgccgtgcagagccacccaagatggacagatcataatggagagttttgactaaacgtgatccacctggagcacgaactggcaagccactccagtatccctgccaagaaaactccatggacaaaaacaccAACTGTCCCTCCCCCCAATTACATCGCACATTGCATTTTCAAGCCCTTTTGTCTCTACTGCTGCCCATCTAGTGTAAGAGCTCCAGGCAGGGAGTGACAGAGTACTTAGTCTTCGGACCAAACTCAATTTAGGAGAACAGCCATAATATTAAAACTTCGCCTGTAGTTGGAGAGGACAATTCCTCTTCCATGTCTTCTGCCCTCTGTTCCCATCAGCTTGGCACACAAAGAAAATTGCCATTTACTCTGTGAACCCAATTATCTACACTGGTGAAGAGAGACATACATTACGTTTTACGTTCTCTGGGCACAGCTCGAGGGTGACTCCGTTCCCAGACTACTCAATGCTGCGCCCAATTATAATTTCACACAGAAGCTTAATTTCAGTGCTCCTCCATAGCCTTCACTATCCTGATATCTCAGCAGTCCCATCTTTTAAATTGGTTTGAGTCCATCAGGACCCAGCTCCCTGCAGTGATGGTCCTTTGGGTTACCCGTCCAAACTCTTTCAGGGGGTGAACaattaaacatatatattttttaacattCCAGACAAGCACTGATTGGAGTAGACTCAAGGGGTTCTTCAATGTTAATGAGCTCATtgatctccctccccccccccacattcttgCTTCTTGCAACAGCTAGTTAGGCCTTATGCAATGATTGGGCTCCAGtgtgcattttatatattttctctctcttttggtaATTGTGAGGGGAAATAATTTCAAATGTTGCTTTTGAAATTAGATTTTAAGAACATTAGAATTTGCGTACTGTGCAGGGAAAGTTTAGAGTTTTAAAGCCACTTCAATGAtggaggtttataaaattatgtgagGCATgaaaaaagtggatagagaaaaaaaaaatatctctctctctctctctctctctctctctctctctctctctctctctcataaaacTAGAACTCATAGACAtcgaatgaagctgaatgttgaaagattcagaacACATATggtataagaattttaaggtctcaaatatagaataaatattcataaatgcacacatatctaaatatatgaaccatgtgtctgaaatagtatgggagagctaatcctgaagccattttgactttcCTAATGAACTCAAATACTCCTccgcagtaagggaggcaaatggggaaagccttcccattgtcttgttgcttgcaaatcctgtcttaagggtgtatttgtgtatgaatagggtgagcccgtgacctggattcaggaactaaaggaTTAACcgtcacaaaagaatggccaggtaaTGCaaccagtgaccattatcaggtatcggggcagacaggatttctgctgtagactgcctccttctgtgatgtgtgtatgatgttttgggaggtggtcttgggctacagggtgggcaatttaaaaagtctatataagggcttgcacaccattgttgaaggttctcctccctcctgcatgtggtgagtggggaccctgttgcaacagtttgataaagatcaggcttactagccgctttgcttaaTATACTGTGGCTGGATGCTGTTTTCTCCTACTGAtcgggaacccacttaaggactctgtcTGGGCtccggaataccccataagggaaagggagcagtttttcttacaaCACATAAAAGAAGCTTTCACTGGCAGACTTCGggctgtgtgatgctaaaatttggtACCCCTTACTTCTCAGGCTCTGTTCTACAGTGCTTTTTTGTCACCCCCTGAGCGCAGCACCCAGTGTGACCACACCAGTCATACCAATGTGTCTTATTGATTTCATTGGCCCTGAACATAGACCAACTGTCAGGGGCTCCAggtttgtatgtttgtgtgtgtatgtggctgCCACCTGTGGTCAACCAATGAACTGCAGGTGGCAGTGATGAACTTTCTGGACTGATACTGCCCACCTAGGCTTCCCTTTGGGTTTTCTTTAACCAGTTCTTCTTCAGCTCTCATGATTCTTTGGTGGTTCTTTCATGTTGAGCCCTGGTTTAATCTACTTTCCTCTCCAGCTCATCAGTTCAGGCTAATGACCTGTTTCATATAGGTCCTGGTTTCTAGCTGCTGTCTCACCCCAGACTCTTGCTCATGACCATCCAAAACCATTGATTGCAAATAATTATTCCCCAGTGGAATTTATAATAACTATCAGTCTCTCTTTCTACCCTCCAAATAAACCATATTATAAATGACACTGTCTGGAATCTAATGAAACCATAGGGCATAAACATGTTCTCAGATGGGCACATTCCCTCCAGAGGGAACGAACAAGGATCTGCTCTTAAACTCAGTGAAGCTGCAGTATTATAAAGATACTGGGGGAGATGAAATGGTGCCTCTCTTGGTGAAAAACATTGAGCTGATTATCCCCTGCAGCTATACTCTATGCCTCATGCCAACTTTTTTGTCCTTTCTGCGTCTCAGAAGAAACAAATCTGAATGAAAGGAAATCTGATTTGTGGGCTGACCTAGCCACAGCATAGCTGAAAGCCTTTAAGGTGTTCCAACACCCTCCACGTTCTCTCCTGCAGCAGATCACACAGCTACCACTCTGGAAGGGGATATAGCTTCAGGATTTCCTTTGCCCACTCATTTGCTGAAGTTATGAAATAGCTTGCACTGAGGGGCCACCTTGGCCCTTGGTAAAACATCAGGTGAGTCTTCTGaacagaaagaaactgaaatgatATAAATGATTTAAGGTTGACAGCAACAAATTCAATTCTGCCAGAAGCTCTCACCATTCGTCTTGGAACTATCACCAGGTTCTATAGCGTGTCATCAAAGAGTTCATTTAGCCAATAACTGTCCGAAAACTGCATTGAATAGCACCTCccaactgtgtttatggaagaagaTGGAACGCAGGACAGGATAtgcattcaataaataataagattAAAAAACTGAGAATAGTCTTTCAAGAGCTGTACCATGGCAAAAGCATTAGTATGCTAATGTTGGAGTATATGTGACTTGTAtgcattgttgttttttccagCTTA comes from Podarcis raffonei isolate rPodRaf1 chromosome 13, rPodRaf1.pri, whole genome shotgun sequence and encodes:
- the LOC128399058 gene encoding olfactory receptor 958-like, giving the protein METKNLTVVTHFILLGIPHTEGLQNILFPVFLLFYMCTLLGNLLIMTAVLTDSRLHTPMYFFLFNLSILDIGFSSVSTPKMLANLWGQSRVIPLGGCVCQVFFYHFLGSTECLLYTVMAYDRYVAICHPLRYLIIMNWKVCAILAAGTWVTSSFHATILTTLTFTLPYCGPSEVDYFFCDIFPVVKLACADTLIIETVSFTNIGVVPMTCFILILTSYVRIVYSVLRMSSGEGRRKAASTCASHLTVVTLFFGPCALIYTQPSLSEILVTPVQIFGNVVTPMLNPVIYTLRNKEVKAALTKLTGAKRVTQTITH